A window of Terriglobales bacterium genomic DNA:
GAAGCCCACCACGCCCAGCCAGAAAGCGGAGTTCGAAAGCTCCAGCACCAGCCAACCCTGGGCCACGTTCTGCATCCACGTCCCAATGTTGGAGAGCATGTTGCCCGCCCAGAAGTAGCGGAAGTCGTGGTGACGCAGCGCGCGCAGGACGCGTGGCATTTCCACCGCCGCCGGGGCCACCTGCGCCGCGATGGTCTCTTCGGCGCACACGCCCTGCAGCGCCCCCTTGGCGTCGTTTGCGGCAGAGGAGTCGCTCACACCTTCGTTCGGTTCCGGCGCGCGGATGGGTGCTGGGCTTTCGGGATTCAATGGGAAGGGATCAGCGGCGCAAACTGTGCCAGAAGTCCTTGAATAGTGTAAATTGTTCTGCCTTCCCGGTTCAGGCGCTGCCTCGCACCCGCTTGCCCGGGTTATGTTGCGGAATAGAGGAGCAGCGATGAAACGAAGAGCGGTGTTGGCGTGGTTGGTAGCGGCATCGGTCCTGACTCTGTGCGCGCAGACCGCGATGCCGCCGCCGGCGCAGGCGGCCGCGCCCTCTATCCCCGGTTTCTTCGACCCCGCCGCCGAAGCCGCGCTCGAAAGACAGTTCCTCGCCGTCCCCGACCCCAAGCTCGCCGAGGAGCACCTGCGCATCCTCACCGCCGAGCCTCACATCGCGGGCTCCCCTGAAGATCGCAAGACCGCCGAGTATGTCGCTAAAAAGTACCGGGAAGCCGGCCTGGAGACCGAGATCGTCGAGTACAAGGTGTGGTTCAACTATCCCGCCGAGATCTCCGTGGACGTCCTCTATCCCAAGATGCTGCGCACCCACCTGCCCACGCCCGAGCACGTCGAAGGTGATCCCTACCAGGACGACCCGCGCGTGGTCACCGCCTACAACGGCTTCTCGCCCTCGGGTGAGGCCGAGGCCGACTTGGTCTACGCTAACTTCGGACGTCCCGAGGACTTCAAGAAGCTGGAAGAGCTGAAAGTGGACGTGAAGGGCAAGATCGTCATCGTCCGCTACGGCTCGAACTTCCGCGGAGTGAAGAGCTACGTGGCGCAGCAGCACGGCGCCGCCGGAGTCATCATCTACTCCGATCCCATCGACGACGGCTACTTCAAGGGCGACAAATACCCGCAGGGCCCCTGGCGCCCCGACTCCGGCGTGCAGCGCGGCTCCATCCTTTATATGTTCAAGTATCCCGGCGACCCTACCACTCCGGGCGTGGCCTCGGTGCCGTCGCTTCCTGACAGCCAGCGCGTTCCGCCGGAGAAGGCCGAGAGTCTCTCCAAGGTGCCGACCACGCCGCTCTCCTACGGCGACGCCCGCTCACTGCTCGAGAACCTGGGCGGGCCGCAGTCGCCGCGCGACTGGCAGGGCGCGCTGCCCTTCACCTATCACATCGGGCCCGGCCCGGTGCGCGTCCGCATGCGCCTCAAGCAGGACTACGCCTACCGCACCATCTGGAACGTCATCGGCAAGATCAAGGGCAGGGAACTGCCGGAGCAGTGGGTGATCGCCGGCAACCATCGCGACGCCTGGGTGTACGGCGCCGTAGATCCCAACAGCGGCACCACCTCGCAACTGGAAGCCGTCCACGGTCTGGGCGAACTGCTGCGCTCCGGCTGGCGCCCGCGCCGCACCATCGTCATCTGCAGTTGGGACGCCGAGGAGCAGGGCCTGATCGGCTCCACCGAGTGGGTTGAAGAGCACGCGCAGGAACTCTCCAACGCCGTCGCCTACTTCAATCTGGATGTCGCCGTAGCCGGGCCTTCTTTCGGCGCCTCCTCCGTCCCCAGCCTCAAGCAATTCATTCGCGACGTCACCAAGGCCGTCCCCAGCGCCAAAGGCGGCATGCTCTACGACGTCTGGAAGCAAGAGAAGGAGAACGAGGCGGCCAAGGCCAGTCCCATGGATCTGAGCGGCCGCCGCGCGCCCAACGCCAGTCCCAAGGCCGATGTCTCCGTCGGCGACCTGGGCTCGGGCTCCGACTACACCAGCTTCCTGCAGCACCAAGGCGTGCCCTCCGCCGACATGGGCTCCAGCGGCAACTATGGCGTCTATCACTCCGTCTTCGACAATTTCCAGTGGTACAAGAAATTCGCCGACCCCGACTTCCTCTACTCCCAGGAGATTTCCCGCGTCTATGGCCTGGAAGTGCTGCGCATGTCCGAGGCCGACGTCCTGCCCTATGACTACGAGACCTACGGCAAGGAGATCAGCGAGTATCTGGAAGCCGCGCAGAAGAAGTCCGGCACCGCCTTCGGCGACCAGTCGCCCGCCTTCCAGCTGGCGCAGGTGTCAGCGGAGCGCTTTACGCTGGCGGGCACGGCCATCGCCGCCGCCCAGCGCGATCCCGCATCCGACCGCGCCCAGCTCAACCGTCTGCTCTCCCAGACCGAGCGCGCCCTGCTGCTGCCCAACGGCCTTCCCAACCGCCCCTGGTTCCGCCACTCCGTCTACGCTCCGGGGGAATATACCGGCTATGCGGCCGTGGTCATCCCCGGCGTGAACGAGGCCATTGACGCCGGCGACCGCCCGCGCGCTACTGCCGAACTCCTCCACCTCACCGAGGCCCTCAATCGCGCAGCTGCCCTGCTGGAGAGCTACCACTGACGCTCCCGGCTGTGGTAACTTTTGTCTCCTATGTCTCCCCGCTTGCAGGCACAACTTGGGAGCGTGATTGCCGCCGGCGGAGTCGTTTGGACCATCGCCATCGCCAGCCAGCAACTGGGAGTCGCAGGGATCGTGCTTCCCTCCGGCCCTCTCGAGGTTTGCGCCGTCGGCATCCTCATCTGGCTGCACGGCAAATGGCGTGGCTCGGTCCGAAGGGTTTGACCGCAGCGATATGCTCGGTGATAGAAACGCCCGGCAGGACGTCTGGCCGTCGTGCGATTCAACTTCAGGGAAAGGGACCCCATGACTCGTAAAATCCTTGGGCTGCTCTCCGCTTCAGTTTTTCTCGCGCTTGCCGCCATCGGTTTCGCCGCCCAGGGCAAACCCGCCGCCGGCAAGCCCGGCGCCGCTCATGCCGCGCCGGCCATGATCGTCTGGACCTCCGACCAGGGCGAGTGGATCCCCATCCCCGGCATCGCCGCCAAGATGAAGGTGGTGCGGGCGGACCCCGGCAAGGCCCCCACCGACCTCTACATCTGGCAGCCCGCGGGCACGGATACGCCCCTGCACTGGCACTCCTCCGACGAGCGCATCTACACGGTAAGCGGCGACCAGGTCTATCGCATGTGGAAGGGGACGTTCGGCGCGGCCCTGCACCCCGGTGCCTTCGTCCTGGTTCCGGCGCGCATGATCCACCAGGCTCGCTGCATGGGCAAACAGGACTGCACCGTGCTCATCCACACCACCCTGCCCTTCGACGTCAATATCGTGGACGAGAACGGCAAGCCGATCCCTTCGCCCAAACCCGCCGCCAAGAAGTAGAGACGCAGCATGCTGCGTCTCTCGTTCGGTGGGAGAGCGGGCGACCGAAGAAGCGCCAGCCCCGGGGACCTACTTCGCCGTCAGCTTGGTGATCAGTTGCGAGTGGTCCTTCTTCTCCAGCCCATGCACCTGCTTGTTGTACTCGTCCACCTTGGACGAGTAGTTCATGGAGCAGAATTTCGGGCCGCACATCGAGCAATACGCCGCGCCCTTGTAGTAGTCGTCGGGCAGGGTTTCGTCGTGCATGGCGCGCGCCGTCTCCGGATCGAGCGAGAGCTCGAACTGCTTGTTCCAGTCGAAGGTGTAGCGCGCATGGCTCAGGGCGTCGTCGCGGTCGCGCGCACCCGGACGGTGCCGCGCGATGTCGGCCGCGTGCGCCGCGATCTTGTACGCCAGGATGCCGTCCTTCACGTCCTTCTCGTTGGGCAGTCCCAGGTGCTCCTTGGGGGTGACGTAACACAGCATCGCCGCCCCGTGCCACCCGATCATCGCCGCTCCGATGGCCGAGGTGATGTGGTCGTAGCCCGGTGCGATGTCGGTCACCAGCGGCCCCAGCGTGTAGAACGGAGCCTCGTAGCACCACTGTTTTTCCAGCTCCACCTGCTCCTGGATCTTGTCCAACGGGATGTGTCCCGGGCCCTCGATCATCACCTGCACATCGTGCTCCCAGGCTTTCTTCGTCAGCTCGCCCAGCGTGCGCAACTCGGCGAACTGGGCTTCGTCGGAGGCGTCGGCCACGCAGCCCGGCCGCAGCCCGTCGCCCAGCGAGTACGAGACGTCATGCTTCTTGAGGATCTTGGTGATGTCGTCGAAGCACTCGTAGAGGAAGTTCTGTTTGTGGTGGTGCGCCATCCACTGTCCCAGGATGGCTCCGCCGCGGCTCACGATCCCGGTGATGCGCTTCGCCACCAGCGGCAGGTACTGGATCAGCACTCCGGCGTGGATGGTCATGTAGTCCACGCCCTGCTCCGCCTGCTCCTCGATCACTTCCAGCATCAGCTCGGCCGTCAGGTCCTCCACCCGCTTCACCCGCTGCACCGCCTCGTAGATGGGCACGGTCCCGATGGGAACGGGCGAGTGCCGCAGGATGGCCTCACGGATGCGGTGGATGTCGCCTCCGGTTGAAAGGTCCATCACCGTGTCCGCGCCGAAGTGCACGGCGGTATGCAGCTTCTTCAGCTCTTCCTCGATGTTCGAGCTGACCGCCGAGTTCCCGATATTGGCATTGATCTTGCACAGCGAGGCCACGCCGATGGCCATGGGTTCCAGCGCCGGATGGTTTACGTTCGCGGGGATGATCATCCGCCCGCGCGCTACTTCGTCGCGGATCAGCTCCGCCGGCAGCTTCTCCCGCTGCGCCACGTATTCCATCTCCTCGGTGGTGACGCCGCGCCGCCCCAGGTGCATTTGCGACAGGTTGCCGTCGCCCGTACGCGCCGCTTCCTCCCGCCGCTTGCGGATCCACTCCACGCGCGGCTGCGCCACGCCTTCCGCTGTCGCTACGTTGCCGTTCTTGCCTTCAGTCGCCATACGGGTTCATGACCTCACCGAGTGCAACGCTTGATTATACGCCGCGAGCAAAAAGCAGCTCCTGGTGGCCGGCTTTGTTCTTATGAATCAAGGCTTATAGGCCCAGCCGTGGGTAGCGCTTCGGGTCGGCCCACAAAAGGGCGATTCGATGTTTTGCGCTATTTTTCCCCTTCTCAAAGTGGTAAATATATGCAGGGGTGTTCCATTGTTGGAAGCGGTTCTGCGGCTCCAAGGCGCCAGATGTTAGACCGTAACCAACTGAAGAGCCAGGGCATCCGCTTCGCTCTCTCCCTGCAGATGCTGTTCAAGAATGCAACCATGTTCTCGGCCGGCCACCCGGCCGCAAGCATGTCCTTTCAGCGGAGCTTCGACTTCCTCAATGTGCTGGTGAAGGAAACCGGTGAATTCACCGTCGGCTTCGTAGACCAGCGCGTCATGCTGAACAACATCCTCACCATCGACCGCTCGCTGACACACTTGGAGAACGAGTTCCTCAAGCGCGGCATCGGCGCCATCACCTTCCAGGCGGGCATGACTCTGGCCAGCTACAAGCGCGGCATGGGAGCGCTGGTGTGCCCGGTGAAGGCAATTGAAGCGGCCGGTGGTCTGGTCAAGTACTTGGAGGAGCAGCCGCTGGAGTTGATGCGCGTCTTCCCCGCCAGCAAGAGCCAGGCGCGCACCGAGAGCGGCGACACCGTGCTCGACATGGACTCAGAATCCTACCTGATGGCCAAAGCGTTTTCCGAGATCCGGCCTTCGGGTACCACCGGAATCCAGGACTTCGAGAACATCTTGCAGTCGGCTGGCGTGGGGGGCGCGGGCACCGGCGAGGGAACCGGAGCGGGCGATCCGGGCGGTGTCGAAGCTGGATTAGGAGTGGAAGGCTTGGTTGGCGGGCTTGACGACGGCGGATTTGGCCCGGGAGGAGGGGGAAAAGCCCTGCGAGGCCCAGGCCCGGTCGGTGGCGGTCCTGGCAGAGGCGGCCCTGTGGGCGCGGGGTTGGCCGTGGCTCCGCAGCCGGGTGTAGGCGGGCCCGCACAGATCACCAGCATGGTCGAAGGCTACCTGCAGTCCTCGCTCATCGATCCCGAGAACGCCCCGCAGCGCTCCTACGTGGAGCTGGCGCGCGTGATCAAGGACATGCGGCCCGAATTCGTGCTCTCCGCCTTCCCGCCGGAGCGGCGCGAGCAGTTGCGCGCCATGCCCCCGGACCAGATGGCTGCCGAGATCGTCGAGGACTCCGCGGTGCAGTGGGCGGCGCGACACCTGGCCACTGCGCCCAGTGGTCCGGAGGCATACATCGTCGAGGAGGAGGTTATACGCGTCCTGCTGCGCAGCTTGCAAACCACGCAGACCGCTCAGCGCCTGGCCACCAAGCTGGCGCAATATTTCAAGGATCTGAACATGCCCGCGGCCACCACCGGCCGCATCCAGGAAGAGCTCGAGTGGGTGGTCGTGCCGCAGAAGCAAAAGATTGAAACGCTGCTCTCGCTGAAACACTTCAACCGACACAAGTTTCGCCGGTTGCTCGATCTTTTGCGCGATCTCATCAAGGGTGTCGACAAGGAGAACGCCACCCAGCTCGCCAACCACTATATGCGGTTGCTGGCGCCGGAGAGCGAGGCCTTGCCTGAGGAGATTGGTCGTATTCCGGAACTGTTCGGAGTAGTAGCCAGCGTGCGCACCGACTTCTGGCACAAGTCGGCGGAGCTGCTGGCGCACGCGCTGCCCTCGTCCGAGCCGGGGTTCCAGCACCAGCAGATTGTGAACTGCACCGTGGCGTTGGCCAGGAACTCGGCCATCTACGAGGACTTTGCCTTGATCCAGACCGTGGGCTCGGCATTGGAAAAGCTGGTAGCCAAGGGTCCGGAGAAGCACCAGGCCTGCTGCGGCGCTGCACTCTCCACGCTGCTGACGCGCACGGCGATCGAGCGCATGATCGAGATCTCCGTGCGCAAGCGCGATGACGCCGCCGGAGCGCGCACGGCGGCAAGGCTGCTGGGCTGGGCGGGACCAGCAGCCATCGGCAAGGTCTTCCAGCAGTTGGACGATGAGCAGGTGACTTCGAACCGCCTCACTCTCATCCGATTGATCAGCAAAATCGGTCCCCTGGCGCTCGACTTGGCTCGACAGCGCCTGGCGCACGACCGCTGGTACGTCGTGCGCAACGCCTGCAAGTTGCTGGCCGACCTGAAGGATCCCGAATTGCTCGCGCAGTTGACGCCGATATTGCGGCATCCCGATGAGCGGGTGCAGAAGGCGGCCGCCGTGGCCATCATGGAGAGCCGTTCGCACGCCCGCAGTCTGATCTTCGCGGAAGCGCTCCCCTACCTGCATCCCCACGTTCTGGAAGAGGTGTTAGGCGACATGCTCTTCCTGAAGGACCCGGCCGTTCTGCCGGCGCTGGAAAGCTTCATCTTCCGCGACGCTCATGGCAAGACCAGGCTCCTGATCGCGGCGGTGCAGGCCCTGGCCGTCATTCCGGGCCGGCGCGCTGAGCATCTGTTGAGCAACATTCTGTCGGACTCGAGCTTGGACATGATTATCCGCCGCATCGCCATGGTGGCGCTCGTCCGCAGCACCACAGCCACCAGCACCAAGGCGATGCACGAGTTCATCAGCGGCTCGCCCGCGGATCCCATGGCCCAGGAATGCGAACGCACCCTGAAGGCGCTGGGCCGGACCGTCTAAGTTCCCGGACGTTTCACCGAGAGCAGAGGATCATGGCCAGAACACCAGAACAACGGCTCAGTGTTGCCGCAGAATGGCGGACGATTCGCCGTTTGTATCCCATCTATGCCGCGATCGCCCGTGAGTTCCAGCTGGGCGATCCTCCCTGCGAGTCTTTGAACGAGGTCAACGAGCGGTCCGAGCCGGACGCATTCCAGCGGATCGGACAATGGTTGGCGGAAATGGACCAGCGCATCGAGGCGCACCACTTCCGGCAGCTGTTGCAGACCAGCGACCTGGCCTCCTCGGAAGACAAGATGCACACCCTGGTGGACCGGTACCTAAATAAGGAACACAGGACCGAGTTCGACCGCGACAAGATCGATTTCCTTCTTATCCAGTATTTCGCGGTCTGTGCGCCTCCCAGTTTTCATGACCGCGAGGTGGACCTGGAGGAGGTAGCCGAGGTGCTCGAGCCGATTCTCGGGGAGTGCCCCACCTCCCTGCCGGAATGGCTCCGGCCACTCGAGCAATTGATCGCAGACATGCAACGCTGCCGGACTCTCGCCGACCTGGAGCGGCATCGCATCATCGAGCGCGGACGCGAGCTGAAGGCCGCGGCCGGAGGGAGGTACTTCGATTCCATCGCGCTGCTGGCGTTTACCCGCTTTAATTATCTTCTGCGGTGCGCCTGTTTTCGCCTCGTGGACAATGATTTGCGGGCCATCGAGGCTGGTCTGTGGGAGCTGGGCGCGCGCAGTGTGTACTTCGTGGACTGTACCTCCGTGCAACTCTCGCCCCAGGAGCCCCTCAGCAATCTGTTCCAACTGTGCCTCAACTTGAGGAAGCCGCTGATTCTCGACTATTCGACCGGCCGTTCCTTTGACCTGTTGATGGGACTGCGGACCATTATCGAGCGGGCGCTGGCTCCCGAAGCTGCGACGGACGGGGCTGGCGAAGCTGCAGCTCCGGATCTGCAACGCCGTCTGGAGCGGATGAAAGAAGAGATGGCGGGGCTGCGCGTCCTGCTGGAGCAGGCTCTGACGCACGGGAAGCCTGGGCTAGCAGCTTCGTTGACGCCGGCACCACCCCAAGCGGCTGCTCCGCCGGACTCCCAAGCGAAGCCCCGGGTTTCCCCGGCTCTATCTTCTAAGGCCACCGTTTCTCCGGCCGCCACTCCTTCGCCAGCCCCGTTACCCCCTCCCTCTGCTCGGCCCAGCAATGCGGCAAAGGTTGCTCCGTCTCCCCCGTCAACCGTCAGTGTTGAGATCGAGCACATAAAAGAGCTCCTTTCGGTCAGTGGCAGTAAAGGGCGATCGTCCGTCAGCCTCGCCGTCGGTCCTACGACCAAGCTGCTACTGACCACGGCGGAGGTGAACGCTTTTCTGAAGGGCGGCGACGAGGCCGGGGTTGCTCTCCAACGGGCCGTAGCCGCCCGTTTTCTCTTGGTAGCCACCTTGGAAAACTCGAAGCGCACGGGGGAGAAACCGGATTTAAAGCCATTACTTCAGTCGGCGCGCGACGAGTCGGCCAACCTGAGCCCGCTAATCGTCCAGGCCGAAAAATCCGGCCAGACCTCTCTGGCTGAGGCCCTTTCCTTCACCCACCGGCAGTTGCTCGCGATCATCAACCAGGTGGAGAATCGGAAGGGTTAGAATCGGTTGAGAGCCAACAGGAACTCAGACCGTCCGGCCCATCGCCTTCGGGGCGCCTTCACACGCCTGAGCCCATAGGACCCACCGCAGAGCAGGTCCTAAGGCCAAGTCTGGCCTCACCCGTCGGCTTGACCCTGTCAATCCGGACAGCGTACAGTTTTCGGAAGTGACATCAGCCCGCAAAAAGTACCTGCGTTTCGGCGTGGCCATCGGCGTCATCGTGCTTTCGCTCGGCTACCTCGCCTACACCGGCGTGGAACAGAGTAAGAGCTACTACGTCACCATCGCCGAGCTGCGCCAGCAAGCCTCCCAGGGCGACGCCGTCTACTCCAAGCGACTGCGCGTGGCCGGCACGGTTGAGCCTGGCTCCATCCGCCGCCAGGGTTCCAAGGTCGAGTTCACTCTGGTCGAGGAAGGGAAGACGCTCCCCGTCATCTACCGCGGCAGCGAGGCGCCCCCGGACACTTTCAAGGACGACTCCCAGGCCCTGGCCGAGGGCGAGTTCGGCCGCGACGGCGTCTTCCACGCCCGACAGCTCCAGGCCAAGTGCGCTTCCAAGTACGCCCCCGCCGAGCAGCCCGGCAAGCCCGGTGCCGCCCCGGCTGTGCAGCAGAAGCCCGCCACCCCCGCTCCGAAGTAAGCTCTGGCCCGTGTGGATGCGGGCGACTCGCCCGCGCCGCCGCCCGTCCCCTTCGTGTTACCTTTGTGTCCTTTGTGGTCGAGCTTTGTGATGTGATTCCCCCGCATGCCCGACGCCACCGTCCCCGTCCTCGAACTCGACTCCGTCAGCAAGCTCTTCGGACGCGTCGCCGCCCTGCGCGAGGTGACCGCCGGCTTCGCTCCCGGACGCCTTTACGGCGTCTTCGGCGAGAACGGCGCCGGCAAGAGTACGCTGCTGCGCCTGATCGCCGGACTCGCCCGTCCCACTCGCGGCCGCATCCTGCGCTGGTCGAGCGACGACCTCCACCCCGCCCTCGCCCGCATGGGCTACATGGCCCACGCCTCGCTGCTCTACGACGAGCTCACCGCGCTCGAGAACCTGCGCTACTTCGCCGGCCTCTACGGCCTCGCCGCCTCGCCCGCCTGCGAGGACGCCATCTCCTCGGTCGGCCTCGACCCCGCGCTCTCCCGCCGCGTCGGCGACTACTCCCAAGGCATGCGCCAGCGGCTCTCGCTCGCCCGTGCCTTGCTCCACGGCCCCGACTTGCTGCTGCTTGACGAGCCCTTCTCCAACGTGGACGCCGGCTCCGCCGCCGCCATGGCCGCGCGCCTCGGCCGCCTGCGCGACTCCGGCAAAACCATCTTCGTGGTCACCCATCAGCCCGCGCATCTCGAAGCCGTCGCCGACGAATCCCTGTGGATCGCGGCCGGCGAGATCACCGCACGCCAGGCCGGCATCCGCGCGGCGCTCGCGGCTCCTCCGGCGGTGACGCCGTGACCGGACTCTTCGACGTCACCCGCGCCACCCTCGCCAAAGACCTGCGCCTGGAGTGGCGCTCCAAGGACGCCATCAACGCCATGCTATTTTTCTCCGTGTTGGTGGTGGTCATCTTCAGCTTCGCCTTCGACCCCACCGCCGAAGAGTCCCGCCGCATCGCCGGCGGACTGGTCTGGGTGGCCTTCCTCTTCGCCGCCAACGTCGCCCTCAACCAGACCTGGATGCGCGAGCTGCGCAACCATGTGCTCGACGCCTACCGCGTCTCGCCCGCCCCCGCCAATGCTCTGTTCCTGGGCAAGGCAATCGGGAACTTCTTTTTTGTGACCCTGGTCGAGCTCGCGATGACGCCGCTCTTCATCGTCTTCTTCAACCTGCGCGTCCTCGGCCCTGCCTGGCAGCTAGTGATCGTCCTCGTCCTCGGCACCTGGGCGCTGGTGGTGAACGGGACCTTCTTCGCCGCCGTCTCTTTGCGCACGCGGGTGCGCGAGCTGATGTTGCCCCTGCTGCTCTTTCCCATCTCCATCCCGGCGCTGCTGGCCATGGTCGAGGCCACCACCGCCATCCTCACCGGCGACTCCTCGCCCCGATTTTGGCTGAACCTGCTTCTGGTTTACGATGTCGTGTTCACCACGGCCTGCTTGCTGCTCTTCGAGACCGTCTTGCACGCGGAATGAAAGCACTGATATGAACTACAAATTCCTGATCTTCTCGCTCTTCACCATGGTCTTGCTCTTCTACGGCCTCCACCAGGGGCTGTACGTGGCGCCCGAGGAAAAGACCATGGGCGAGATCCAGCGCATCTTCTACTACCATGTCCCCTCGGCCTGGACCTCGTTCCTCTGTTTCTTCGTCAACTTCATCGCCTCCATCATCTATCTGGCGCGGCGCAAGTCGAGCCCCTCCGCGGGACTCGCCGCTGACGCCGTGGCCGTCGCCACCGCCGAAGTCGGCGTCGTCTTCTGCACCATCGTCCTGGTCACCGGGCCTCTGTGGGCCCGGCCGGTCTGGGGCATCTGGTGGACATGGGACGCGCGGCTTACCACCACCCTTATCCTCTGGCTCATCTACGTGAGCTACCTTTTCCTCCGCCATAATGCCGCCGGCGGACAGGCGCCGACCCTTGCCTCCGTGGTCGCCATCATCGGCTTTCTGGATGTGCCGCTGGTTTACATGGCCATCCGCTGGTTCCGCACCCAGCATCCGCAGCCGGTCATGGCTGGCGGCTCCAGCTCGGGCCTGGATCCGGCCATGTGGACGGCTCTGCTCTGGAACTGGGCCGCCTTTCTAGCTTTCGGATTCCTGCTCATCTGGATGCGCTACAACCTGGTGCGCTTTGAGCAGCGCCTCGACGAGCGCCACGCCCTGGCAGCCCTCGCGGGCTCGAAAGGAGGCGCGCGATGAACCACCTCCACCTCGAACTCGCCTACATCTCCACCTGGGTCATCCTCATCGCCTATATCGTCTTTCTGACCGTGAAGGTCCGAGGGCTGAAGAAGGAGTTCGAGGAACTGGAGCGAGAAGGACAGAAAAAGTAAAAAGTAAAAAGGAAGAGCGCACTTGCTCTTGGCTGTCATCCTGAGCGAGCCCCGAGGCACAGCCGATGGGCGAGTCGAAGGACCCCTATCCTCAGAAC
This region includes:
- a CDS encoding M28 family metallopeptidase — encoded protein: MKRRAVLAWLVAASVLTLCAQTAMPPPAQAAAPSIPGFFDPAAEAALERQFLAVPDPKLAEEHLRILTAEPHIAGSPEDRKTAEYVAKKYREAGLETEIVEYKVWFNYPAEISVDVLYPKMLRTHLPTPEHVEGDPYQDDPRVVTAYNGFSPSGEAEADLVYANFGRPEDFKKLEELKVDVKGKIVIVRYGSNFRGVKSYVAQQHGAAGVIIYSDPIDDGYFKGDKYPQGPWRPDSGVQRGSILYMFKYPGDPTTPGVASVPSLPDSQRVPPEKAESLSKVPTTPLSYGDARSLLENLGGPQSPRDWQGALPFTYHIGPGPVRVRMRLKQDYAYRTIWNVIGKIKGRELPEQWVIAGNHRDAWVYGAVDPNSGTTSQLEAVHGLGELLRSGWRPRRTIVICSWDAEEQGLIGSTEWVEEHAQELSNAVAYFNLDVAVAGPSFGASSVPSLKQFIRDVTKAVPSAKGGMLYDVWKQEKENEAAKASPMDLSGRRAPNASPKADVSVGDLGSGSDYTSFLQHQGVPSADMGSSGNYGVYHSVFDNFQWYKKFADPDFLYSQEISRVYGLEVLRMSEADVLPYDYETYGKEISEYLEAAQKKSGTAFGDQSPAFQLAQVSAERFTLAGTAIAAAQRDPASDRAQLNRLLSQTERALLLPNGLPNRPWFRHSVYAPGEYTGYAAVVIPGVNEAIDAGDRPRATAELLHLTEALNRAAALLESYH
- a CDS encoding ABC transporter ATP-binding protein, translated to MPDATVPVLELDSVSKLFGRVAALREVTAGFAPGRLYGVFGENGAGKSTLLRLIAGLARPTRGRILRWSSDDLHPALARMGYMAHASLLYDELTALENLRYFAGLYGLAASPACEDAISSVGLDPALSRRVGDYSQGMRQRLSLARALLHGPDLLLLDEPFSNVDAGSAAAMAARLGRLRDSGKTIFVVTHQPAHLEAVADESLWIAAGEITARQAGIRAALAAPPAVTP
- a CDS encoding heme exporter protein CcmB gives rise to the protein MTGLFDVTRATLAKDLRLEWRSKDAINAMLFFSVLVVVIFSFAFDPTAEESRRIAGGLVWVAFLFAANVALNQTWMRELRNHVLDAYRVSPAPANALFLGKAIGNFFFVTLVELAMTPLFIVFFNLRVLGPAWQLVIVLVLGTWALVVNGTFFAAVSLRTRVRELMLPLLLFPISIPALLAMVEATTAILTGDSSPRFWLNLLLVYDVVFTTACLLLFETVLHAE
- a CDS encoding cupin domain-containing protein; translation: MTRKILGLLSASVFLALAAIGFAAQGKPAAGKPGAAHAAPAMIVWTSDQGEWIPIPGIAAKMKVVRADPGKAPTDLYIWQPAGTDTPLHWHSSDERIYTVSGDQVYRMWKGTFGAALHPGAFVLVPARMIHQARCMGKQDCTVLIHTTLPFDVNIVDENGKPIPSPKPAAKK
- a CDS encoding HEAT repeat domain-containing protein, with protein sequence MLDRNQLKSQGIRFALSLQMLFKNATMFSAGHPAASMSFQRSFDFLNVLVKETGEFTVGFVDQRVMLNNILTIDRSLTHLENEFLKRGIGAITFQAGMTLASYKRGMGALVCPVKAIEAAGGLVKYLEEQPLELMRVFPASKSQARTESGDTVLDMDSESYLMAKAFSEIRPSGTTGIQDFENILQSAGVGGAGTGEGTGAGDPGGVEAGLGVEGLVGGLDDGGFGPGGGGKALRGPGPVGGGPGRGGPVGAGLAVAPQPGVGGPAQITSMVEGYLQSSLIDPENAPQRSYVELARVIKDMRPEFVLSAFPPERREQLRAMPPDQMAAEIVEDSAVQWAARHLATAPSGPEAYIVEEEVIRVLLRSLQTTQTAQRLATKLAQYFKDLNMPAATTGRIQEELEWVVVPQKQKIETLLSLKHFNRHKFRRLLDLLRDLIKGVDKENATQLANHYMRLLAPESEALPEEIGRIPELFGVVASVRTDFWHKSAELLAHALPSSEPGFQHQQIVNCTVALARNSAIYEDFALIQTVGSALEKLVAKGPEKHQACCGAALSTLLTRTAIERMIEISVRKRDDAAGARTAARLLGWAGPAAIGKVFQQLDDEQVTSNRLTLIRLISKIGPLALDLARQRLAHDRWYVVRNACKLLADLKDPELLAQLTPILRHPDERVQKAAAVAIMESRSHARSLIFAEALPYLHPHVLEEVLGDMLFLKDPAVLPALESFIFRDAHGKTRLLIAAVQALAVIPGRRAEHLLSNILSDSSLDMIIRRIAMVALVRSTTATSTKAMHEFISGSPADPMAQECERTLKALGRTV
- a CDS encoding cytochrome c maturation protein CcmE, which gives rise to MTSARKKYLRFGVAIGVIVLSLGYLAYTGVEQSKSYYVTIAELRQQASQGDAVYSKRLRVAGTVEPGSIRRQGSKVEFTLVEEGKTLPVIYRGSEAPPDTFKDDSQALAEGEFGRDGVFHARQLQAKCASKYAPAEQPGKPGAAPAVQQKPATPAPK
- the ccsA gene encoding cytochrome c biogenesis protein CcsA, with the translated sequence MNYKFLIFSLFTMVLLFYGLHQGLYVAPEEKTMGEIQRIFYYHVPSAWTSFLCFFVNFIASIIYLARRKSSPSAGLAADAVAVATAEVGVVFCTIVLVTGPLWARPVWGIWWTWDARLTTTLILWLIYVSYLFLRHNAAGGQAPTLASVVAIIGFLDVPLVYMAIRWFRTQHPQPVMAGGSSSGLDPAMWTALLWNWAAFLAFGFLLIWMRYNLVRFEQRLDERHALAALAGSKGGAR
- the thiC gene encoding phosphomethylpyrimidine synthase ThiC — its product is MATEGKNGNVATAEGVAQPRVEWIRKRREEAARTGDGNLSQMHLGRRGVTTEEMEYVAQREKLPAELIRDEVARGRMIIPANVNHPALEPMAIGVASLCKINANIGNSAVSSNIEEELKKLHTAVHFGADTVMDLSTGGDIHRIREAILRHSPVPIGTVPIYEAVQRVKRVEDLTAELMLEVIEEQAEQGVDYMTIHAGVLIQYLPLVAKRITGIVSRGGAILGQWMAHHHKQNFLYECFDDITKILKKHDVSYSLGDGLRPGCVADASDEAQFAELRTLGELTKKAWEHDVQVMIEGPGHIPLDKIQEQVELEKQWCYEAPFYTLGPLVTDIAPGYDHITSAIGAAMIGWHGAAMLCYVTPKEHLGLPNEKDVKDGILAYKIAAHAADIARHRPGARDRDDALSHARYTFDWNKQFELSLDPETARAMHDETLPDDYYKGAAYCSMCGPKFCSMNYSSKVDEYNKQVHGLEKKDHSQLITKLTAK
- a CDS encoding CcmD family protein, with the translated sequence MNHLHLELAYISTWVILIAYIVFLTVKVRGLKKEFEELEREGQKK